A region from the Eptesicus fuscus isolate TK198812 chromosome 1, DD_ASM_mEF_20220401, whole genome shotgun sequence genome encodes:
- the MED12 gene encoding mediator of RNA polymerase II transcription subunit 12 isoform X4 — MAAFGILSYEHRPLKRPRLGPPDVYPQDPKQKEDELTALNVKQGFNNQPAVSGDEHGSAKNVNFNPSKISSNFSSIIAEKLRCNTLPDTGRRKPQVNQKDNFWLVTPRSQSAINTWFTDLAGTKPLTQLAKKVPIFGKKDEVFGYLAKYTVPVMRAAWLIKMTCAYYAAINETKVKKRNIIDPFMEWTQIITKYLWEQLQKMAEYYRPGPAGSGGCGSTIGPLPHDVELAIRQWDYNEKLAMFMFQDGMLDRHEFLTWVLECFEKIRPGEDELLKLLLPLLLRYSGEFVQSAYLSRRLAYFCTRRLALQLDGMSSHSAHVMSTQSTSTLPTTPAPQPPTSSTTSIPFSDLLMCPQHRPLVFGLSCILQTILLCCPSALVWHYSLTDSRIKTGSPLDHLPIAPSNLPMPEGNSAFTQQVRAKLREIEQQIKERGQAVEVRWSFDKCQEATAGFTIGRVLHTLEVLDSHSFERSDFSNSLDSLCNRIFGLGPSKDGHEISSDDDAVVSLLCEWAVSCKRSGRHRAMVVAKLLEKRQAEIEAERCGESEAADEKGSIASGSLSAPSAPIFQDVLLQFLDTQAPMLTDPRSESERVEFFNLVLLFCELIRHDVFSHNIYTCTLISRGDLAFGAPGPRPPSPFDDPADDPERKEAECSSSSKLEDPGLSESMDIDHNSSVLFEDMEKPDFSLFSPTMPCEGKGSPSPEKADVEKEVKSLPKEKMEGTLGVLYDQPRHVQYATHFPIPQEESCSHECNQRLVVLFGVGKQRDDARHAIKKITKDILKVLNRKGTAETDQLAPIVPLNPGDLTFLGGEDGQKRRRNRPEAFPTAEDIFAKFQHLSHYDQHQVTAQVSRNVLEQITSFALGMSYHLPLVQHVQFIFDLMEYSLSISGLIDFAIQLLNELSVVEAELLLKSSDLVGSYTTSLCLCIVAVLRHYHACLILNQDQMAQVFEGLCGVVKHGMNRSDGSSAERCILAYLYDLYTSCSHLKIKFGELFSDFCSKVKNTIYCNVEPSESNMRWAPEFMIDTLENPAAHTFTYTGLGKSLSENPANRYSFVCNALMHVCVGHHDPDRVNDIAILCAELTGYCKSLSAEWLGVLKALCCSSNNGTCGFNDLLCNVDVSDLSFHDSLATFVAILIARQCLLLEDLIRCAAIPSLLNAACSEQDSEPGARLTCRILLHLFKTPQLNPCQSDGNKPTVGIRSSCDRHLLAASQNRIVDGAVFAVLKAVFVLGDAELKGSGFTVTGGTEELPEEEGGGGTGGRRQGGRNISVETASLDVYAKYVLRSICQQEWVGERCLKSLCEDSNDLQDPVLSSAQAQRLMQLICYPHRLLDNEDGENPQRQRIKRILQNLDQWTMRQSSLELQLMIKQTPNNEMNSLLENIAKATIEVFQQSAETGSSSGNTASNMPSSNKTKPVLSSLERSGVWLVAPLIAKLPTSVQGHVLKAAGEELEKGQHLGSSSRKERDRQKQKSMSLLSQQPFLSLVLTCLKGQDEQREGLLTSLYSQVHQIVNNWRDDQYLDDCKPKQLMHEALKLRLNLVGGMFDTVQRSTQQTTEWAVLLLEIIISGTVDMQSNNELFTTVLDMLSVLINGTLAADMSSISQGSMEENKRAYMNLVKKLQKELGERQSDSLEKVRQLLPLPKQTRDVITCEPQGSLIDTKGNKITGFDSIFKKEGLQVSTKQKLSPWDLFEGLKPSAPLSWGWFGTVRVDRRVARGEEQQRLLLYHTHLRPRPRAYYLEPLPLPPEDEEPPAPTLLEPEKKAPEPPKTDKPGAAPASTEERKKKSTKGKKRSQPAAKTEDFGMGSGRSGPYGVTVPPDLLHHTNPGSITHVSYRQGPIGLYTQNQPLPAGGPRVDPYRPVRLPMQKLPARPPYPGVLPTTMSGVMGLEPSYKTSVYRQQQPAVPQGQRLRQQLQAKIQSQGMLGQSSVHQMTTSSSYGLQTSQGYTPYVSHVGLQQHTGPADPTRHLQQRPSGYVHQQAPTYGHGLTSTQRFSHQTLQQTPIIGTLTPLSTQGVQAAVRSAAILPEQQQQQPPQQQQQQQQQQQQQQQQQQQQQQQQQYHIRQQQQQQQILRQQQQQQQQQQQQQQQAHQQQQQQQQQQQQQQAAAPPQPQPQSQPQFQRQGLQQTQQQQQTAALVRQLQQQLSNTQPQPNTNIFGRY; from the exons ATGGCGGCCTTCGGGATCTTGAGCTACGAACACCGGCCCCTGAAGCGGCCGCGGCTGGGGCCTCCTGATGTGTACCCTCAAGATCCCAAACAGAAGGAG GATGAACTGACGGCCTTGAATGTAAAACAAGGTTTCAATAACCAGCCTGCTGTCTCTGGGGATGAACATGGCAGTGCCAAGAATGTAAACTTCAATCCTTCCAAG ATCAGTTCCAACTTCAGCAGCATTATTGCAGAGAAGTTGCGTTGTAACACCCTCCCTGACACTGGTCGCAGGAAGCCCCAAGTGAACCAGAAGGACAACTTCTGGCTGGTGACTCCAAGATCCCAGAGTGCCATTAACACCTGGTTCACTGACCTGGCTGGCACCAAGCCACTCACACAACTAGCCAAGAAG GTCCCTATTTTCGGTAAGAAGGATGAAGTGTTCGGATATTTAGCAAAATACACAGTGCCTGTGATGAGGGCCGCCTGGCTCATTAAAATGACCTGTGCCTACTATGCAGCAATCAATGAGACCAAGGTTAAGAAGAGAAATATCATTGACCCCTTCATGG AATGGACTCAGATCATCACCAAGTACTTATGGGAGCAGCTGCAAAAGATGGCTGAATATTACCGGCCGGGGCCTGCAGGCAGTGGGGGCTGTGGTTCCACTATAGGGCCCTTGCCCCATGATGTAGAGTTGGCAATACGGCAGTGGGATTACAACGAGAAGCTGGCCATGTTCATGTTTCAG GATGGAATGCTGGACAGGCATGAGTTCCTGACATGGGTACTTGAGTGTTTTGAGAAAATCCGCCCTGGAGAAGATGAATTGCTTAaactgctgctgcccctgctgcttCGA TACTCTGGGGAATTCGTTCAGTCCGCATACCTCTCCCGCCGCCTTGCCTACTTCTGTACCCGAAGACTGGCCCTGCAACTGGATGGCATGAGCAGTCACTCGGCTCATGTTATGTCTACTCAGTCGACAAGCACACTGCCCACCACCCCTGCTCCTCAGCCCCCAACTAGCAGCACAACCTCTATACCCTTTAGTGACCTGCTTATGTGCCCTCAGCACCGGCCCCTTGTTTTTGGCCTCAGCTGTATCCTTCAG ACAATCCTCCTGTGTTGTCCTAGTGCTCTGGTTTGGCACTACTCGCTGACTGATAGCCGAATTAAGACTGGCTCACCACTTGACCACCTGCCTATTGCCCCCTCCAACCTGCCCATGCCAGAGGGCAACAGTGCCTTTACTCAGCAG GTCCGTGCAAAATTGCGGGAGATCGAACAGCAGATCAAGGAGCGTGGACAGGCAGTTGAGGTTCGCTGGTCTTTTGATAAGTGCCAGGAAGCTACTGCAG GCTTCACCATTGGACGGGTGCTCCATACTTTGGAAGTGCTGGACAGCCATAGTTTTGAGCGCTCTGACTTCAGCAACTCTCTTGACTCCCTTTGTAACCGAATCTTTGGATTGGGGCCTAGCAAGGATGGGCATGAG ATCTCCTCAGATGATGATGCTGTGGTATCACTACTGTGTGAATGGGCTGTCAGCTGCAAACGTTCTGGTCGGCATCGTGCTATGGTGGTAGCCAAGCTCCTGGAGAAGAGACAGGCAGAGATTGAAGCTGAG CGTTGTGGAGAATCAGAAGCTGCAGATGAGAAAGGTTCCATTGCCTCTGGCTCCCTTTCTGCTCCTAGTGCTCCCATTTTCCAGGATGTCCTCCTGCAGTTTCTGGATACACAGGCTCCCATGCTGA CGGACCCCCGAAGTGAGAGTGAGCGGGTGGAATTCTTTAACTTGGTACTTCTGTTCTGTGAACTGATTCGACACGATGTTTTCTCCCACAACATATATACTTGCACCCTCATCTCCCGAGGGGACCTTGCCTTTGGAGCACCTGGTCCTcggcctccctctccctttgatGATCCTGCTGATGACCCAGAGCGCAAGGAGGctgagtgcagcagcagtagcaAGCTGGAG GATCCAGGGCTCTCGGAGTCTATGGACATCGACCATAATTCCAGTGTACTCTTTGAGGATATGGAGAAGCCTGATTTCTCA TTGTTCTCCCCGACGATGCCCTGTGAGGGGAAGGGCAGTCCATCGCCCGAGAAAGCAGATGTTGAGAAGGAGGTGAAGTCACTACCCAAGGAGAAGATGGAAGGAACTCTCGGGGTTCTTTATGACCAGCCGAGGCACGTGCAGTATGCCACACACTTTCCGATCCCCCAG GAGGAGTCATGCAGCCATGAGTGCAACCAGCGGTTGGTCGTACTGTTTGGGGTGGGAAAGCAGCGAGATGATGCCCGCCATGCCATCAAGAAAATTACCAAGGATATCCTGAAGGTTCTGAACCGCAAAGGGACAGCAGAAACTG accaGCTTGCTCCTATTGTGCCTCTGAATCCTGGAGACCTGACATTCTTAG gtggggaggatgggcagaAGCGGCGGCGCAATCGGCCTGAAGCCTTCCCCACTGCTGAAGATATTTTTGCTAAGTTCCAGCACCTTTCACATTATGACCAACACCAGGTCACAGCTCAG GTCTCCCGGAATGTTCTGGAGCAGATCACGAGCTTTGCCCTTGGCATGTCATACCACTTGCCTCTGGTGCAGCATGTGCAGTTCATCTTCGACCTCATGGAATATTCACTCAGCATCAGTGGCCTCATCGACTTTGCCATTCAG CTACTGAATGAGCTGAGTGTAGTCGAGGCCGAGTTGCTTCTCAAATCCTCTGACCTCGTGGGCAGCTACACTACCAGCCTATGTCTGTGCATCGTGGCTGTCCTGCGGCACTATCATGCCTGCCTCATCCTCAACCAGGACCAGATGGCACAGGTCTTTGAGGG GCTGTGTGGCGTAGTGAAACATGGGATGAACCGGTCAGATGGCTCCTCTGCAGAACGCTGTATCCTTGCTTATCTCTATGATCTGTACACCTCGTGTAGCCATTTAAAGATCAAATTTGGGGAGCTTTTCAG CGACTTCTGCTCCAAGGTGAAGAACACAATCTACTGCAACGTGGAGCCATCAGAATCCAATATGCGCTGGGCACCTGAGTTCATGATTGACACTCTGGAGAACCCTGCTGCTCACACCTTCACCTACACAGGGCTAGGCAAGAGTCTTAGTGAGAACCCTGCTAACCGCTACAGCTTTGTCTGCAATGCCCTTATGCACGTCTGTGTGGGGCACCATGATCCCGATAG GGTGAATGACATCGCAATCCTGTGTGCAGAGCTGACCGGCTATTGCAAGTCACTGAGTGCAGAATGGCTGGGAGTACTTAAAGCCTTGTGCTGCTCCTCAAACAATGGCACTTGTGGTTTCAACGACCTCCTCTGCAATGTAGAT GTCAGTGACCTGTCTTTTCATGACTCCCTGGCTACTTTTGTCGCCATCCTCATTGCTCGCCAGTGTTTACTCCTAGAGGATCTGATTCGCTGTGCTGCCATCCCTTCACTCCTTAATGCAG CTTGCAGTGAACAGGACTCGGAGCCAGGGGCCCGGCTTACCTGCCGCATCCTTCTCCACCTTTTCAAGACACCCCAACTCAATCCTTGCCAGTCAGATGGAA ACAAGCCTACTGTAGGAATCCGCTCCTCCTGTGACCGCCACCTGCTGGCTGCCTCCCAGAACCGCATCGTGGATGGAGCTGTGTTTGCTGTTCTCAAGGCTGTGTTTGTACTTG GGGATGCGGAACTGAAGGGTTCAGGCTTCACTGTGACAGGAGGAACAGAAGAACttccagaggaggagggaggaggtggtacTGGCGGTCGGAGGCAGGGTGGCCGAAACATCTCTGTGGAGACAGCCAGTCTGGATGTCTATGCCAAGTACGTGCTGCGCAGCATCTGCCAACAG GAATGGGTAGGAGAACGTTGCCTTAAATCGCTATGTGAGGACAGCAATGACCTACAAGACCCAGTGTTGAGTAGTGCCCAGGCTCAGCGCCTCATGCAGCTCATCTGCTACCCACATCGACTGCTGGACAATGAGGATGGGGAGAACCCCCAGCGGCAGCGCATTAAGCGTATTCTCCAG AACTTGGACCAGTGGACCATGCGCCAGTCTTCCTTGGAGCTGCAGCTCATGATCAAGCAGACCCCAAACAAT GAGATGAACTCCCTCTTAGAGAACATTGCCAAGGCCACAATTGAGGTTTTTCAACAATCAGCAGAGACAGGGTCATCTTCTGGAAACACTGCAAGCAACATGCCCAGCAGCAACAAGACCAAGCCCGTGCTCAG CTCTCTAGAGCGCTCTGGTGTCTGGCTGGTGGCCCCCCTCATTGCTAAACTGCCCACCTCAGTCCAGGGGCATGTGTTAAAGGCTGCTGGGGAAGAATTGGAGAAGGGCCAGCACCTGGGTTCGTCGTCCCGCAAAGAACGTGATCGACAAAAGCAGAAGAG CATGTCTCTGTTGAGCCAGCAGCCCTTCTTATCCCTGGTACTGACATGTCTGAAAGGGCAGGATGAGCAGCGTGAGGGACTCCTTACCTCCCTCTACAGCCAGGTGCACCAG ATTGTTAATAATTGGCGAGATGACCAGTACTTAGATGATTGCAAACCAAAGCAGCTAATGCATGAGGCCCTCAAGCTGCGGCTCAACCTG GTGGGTGGCATGTTTGACACTGTGCAGCGTAGCACCCAGCAAACCACTGAGTGGGCAGTGCTCCTCCTGGAGATCATCATCAGCGGCACTGTCGACATGCAGTCCAACAA CGAGCTCTTCACTACTGTATTGGACATGCTGAGTGTGCTCATCAATGGGACCCTGGCTGCAGACATGTCCAGCATCTCTCAAGGCAgcatggaggaaaacaaacgtgCCTACATGAACCTGGTGAAGAAGCTGCAG AAAGAGTTGGGGGAGCGCCAGTCAGACAGTCTGGAAAAGGTTCGCCAGCTGTTGCCACTGCCCAAGCAAACCCGAGATGTCATCACCTGTGAGCCACAGGGCTCCCTTATTGACACCAAGGGCAACAAGATTACTGGCTTTGATTCCATCTTCAAGAAGGAG GGTCTACAGGTTTCCACCAAACAAAAGCTCTCTCCCTGGGATCTTTTTGAGGGCTTGAAGCCGTCAGCGCCACTGTCTTGGGGCTGGTTTGGAACAGTCCGGGTGGACCGGAGAGTGGCTCGAGGCGAGGAACAGCAGCGCTTGCTGCTCTACCACACACACCTGAGGCCCCGGCCCCGGGCGTATTACCTggagccactgccactgccaccagaAGATGAGGAGCCCCCTGCTCCCACTCTGCTAGAGCCTGAGAAAAAGGCTCCAGAGCCCCCCAAAACTGACAAACCTGGGGCTGCTCCAGCCAGTACTGAGGAACGCAAGAAGAAGTCCACCAAAGGCAAGAAACGAAGTCAGCCAGCTGCCAAGACAGAG GACTTTGGAATGGGCTCAGGACGGAGTGGCCCCTATGGCGTGACAGTGCCTCCAGACCTCCTGCACCATACTAACCCTGGTTCCATAACCCACGTTAGCTACAGGCAGGGCCCCATAGGCCTCTACACCCAGAACCAGCCGCTACCTGCAG GTGGCCCTCGTGTGGACCCATACCGCCCTGTGCGGTTACCAATGCAGAAGCTACCTGCCCGACCACCTTACCCTGGAGTGCTGCCTACAACCATGAGTGGTGTCATGGGACTGGAACCCTCTTACAAGACCTCCGTGTACCGACAGCAGCAGCCTGCAGTGCCCCAAGGACAGCGCCTTCGCCAACAGCTCCAGGCAAAGATA CAGAGTCAGGGGATGTTGGGCCAGTCATCTGTCCACCAAATGACTACTAGTTCTTCCTACGGTTTGCAGACCTCCCAG GGATATACTCCTTATGTTTCTCATGTCGGATTGCAGCAACACACAGGCCCCGCAG ATCCCACTCGCCACCTGCAACAGCGGCCCAGTGGCTATGTGCACCAGCAGGCCCCTACCTACGGACATGGGCTAACTTCCACTCAAAG GTTTTCACACCAGACACTGCAGCAAACACCCATAATAGGTACCCTGACACCACTGAGCACTCAGGGTGTCCAGGCTGCTGTCCGATCAGCTGCCATCCTGCCtgaacaacagcagcagcagccaccgcagcagcagcagcagcagcagcaacagcagcagcaacagcaacaacagcagcagcaacaacaacagcagcaacagtACCACATccggcagcagcagcaacagcagcaaatCCTACGG caacagcagcagcaacagcagcagcaacagcagcagcaacaacaagcacaccagcagcagcaacagcagcagcagcaacagcagcagcaacaggcagcggctcctccccagccccagccccagtcccagccccag TTCCAGCGCCAGGGGCTTCAGCAGACCCAGCAACAGCAACAGACAGCAGCTTTGGTGCGGCAGCTCCAACAACAGCTCTcca ATACCCAGCCACAGCCCAATACCAACATATTTGGACGCTACTGA